The Echinicola rosea genome has a segment encoding these proteins:
- a CDS encoding 3-oxoacyl-ACP synthase III family protein produces MKKSKIIGVGHYVPENIVTNDDLTKMMDTNDQWITERTGIKERRWFTPGVDTVANMSTKATIMAAKRAGIDLKDIDFIIFATSTPDYFAPGNGVLLQRELGLQGIGALDIRNACSGFIYGLSVADQFIKTGMYKTILLVGAEIQSSALDKSTAGRSNAVIFADGAGAAIIQAAEGDHQGILSSHLHADGDYAEELYLKDPGSSREVRLSPEMVDHDSFRMQMNGNVVFKHAVVRFHEVIQEALAANHKTVDELDLLIPHQANLRISQFIQQKFGLPDEKVFNNIQHYGNTTAATIPLAMSDAWEQGKIKEGDLLCLAAFGSGFAWGSVLLYW; encoded by the coding sequence ATGAAAAAATCCAAAATAATCGGTGTAGGTCATTATGTTCCCGAAAATATCGTCACCAATGACGATCTCACCAAGATGATGGACACCAACGACCAATGGATCACCGAAAGGACAGGAATCAAGGAAAGGCGATGGTTTACACCTGGGGTGGACACAGTGGCCAACATGTCCACCAAAGCCACCATAATGGCTGCCAAACGTGCAGGCATCGACCTTAAAGACATTGACTTCATCATTTTTGCGACCAGCACACCCGATTATTTTGCTCCCGGCAATGGTGTATTGCTGCAGCGGGAACTGGGCCTTCAGGGCATCGGTGCCTTGGATATCAGAAATGCTTGTTCTGGCTTTATATACGGGCTTTCGGTCGCGGATCAGTTTATCAAAACGGGCATGTACAAGACCATCTTACTGGTCGGTGCCGAAATCCAATCCTCCGCACTGGACAAAAGTACCGCTGGAAGATCCAATGCAGTCATCTTTGCCGATGGTGCTGGCGCGGCGATCATACAAGCCGCCGAGGGCGATCATCAAGGAATCCTCTCCAGCCACCTGCATGCCGACGGTGACTATGCAGAGGAACTGTACCTAAAAGATCCCGGCAGTAGCCGTGAGGTGAGACTTTCACCAGAAATGGTAGATCATGACAGTTTTAGAATGCAGATGAATGGCAATGTGGTCTTCAAACATGCCGTGGTACGCTTTCATGAAGTCATTCAGGAAGCCCTTGCCGCCAATCATAAAACGGTCGATGAGCTGGATCTCCTCATCCCTCATCAGGCAAACTTGAGAATTAGCCAATTTATACAACAAAAATTTGGCTTGCCGGACGAAAAAGTATTCAATAACATCCAACATTATGGCAATACAACTGCCGCCACCATTCCACTTGCCATGAGCGATGCTTGGGAGCAAGGTAAGATCAAAGAAGGTGATCTATTATGTCTGGCGGCATTTGGAAGTGGTTTTGCCTGGGGATCGGTATTGCTCTACTGGTAA